A stretch of DNA from Candidatus Atribacteria bacterium:
ATATACCAATATTTCAATTAATATAAGAAAGTATCGAGATACTGTTTTCACTCGATATTTTCTTTTTAATAAATTTGACTAAGAAAATAAATTATAATAAAATCAATAGGGAACTTCTATTGTATTATAGCGCCCGTGGCTCAATTGGATAAAGCAACTGACTACGGATCAGTAGACTGGGGGTTCGAGTCCCTCCGGGCGCACCAATATCAATACTTCCGGAAAGTCTTCATATTAAGAATATGTTAAAAAACAAGGATAAAGATATTAACTTGATGCAAGAAGCTTTGAAAGAGGCAGAAATAGCTTATTCCCGCCAGGAAGTTCCGGTCGGAGCAGTAGTTGTATATAAAAATAAGATAATTGCCCGGGCTCATAATCAGAAAGAAGAATTACAAGACCCCACTGCTCATGCTGAAATAATAGCAATCCAACAAGCTGCTAAATATTTAGGAAATTGGCACTTGGAAGGTATTGACCTTTATGTTACCTTAGAACCTTGTCCCATGTGTGCTTATGCCATGCTTCAGGCCAGAATGAATAAATTAATATTTGGGGCTTCTGACCCTAAAGCTGGGGCGGCAGGAAGTATTATTAATATCCTAAAAGATAATAGGTTTAATCATAAAATGGAAGTAGTGAGCGGAGTATTAGAAAAAGAATGTAGTTTAATTTTACAAAAATTTTTTCAGGAAAGACGATAATTTAGTTATGTATTTTGATTCGTTAGTTAGTCATTTGGTAAGCTAGTTGAGGAATTATTATTATACTATTAAACTAATTAACTAACTAAACAAGTAACTAAGGAGAGGTGGCTGAGCCCGGTTGAAAGCGCTCGACTCGAAATCGAGTAGGTGGGTAATACCTATCTCGCGGGTTCGAATCCCGCCCTCTCCGCCAAAAAATCAATAAATATAAACTTGTTGAAATAAGGGGAA
This window harbors:
- a CDS encoding nucleoside deaminase is translated as MQEALKEAEIAYSRQEVPVGAVVVYKNKIIARAHNQKEELQDPTAHAEIIAIQQAAKYLGNWHLEGIDLYVTLEPCPMCAYAMLQARMNKLIFGASDPKAGAAGSIINILKDNRFNHKMEVVSGVLEKECSLILQKFFQERR